The Bernardetia sp. ABR2-2B DNA window GATTTGGATTATGATAACCTTGCACCTTCAAATTTAGTTTTCTTGATTGATGCTTCGGGTTCTATGTCGGCTCAAAACAAATTGCCTCTTCTTCGTTCTTCCCTCAAACTTCTGCTTTCACAGCTTAACGAAAACGACCGTATTGCAATTGTGGCTTATGCAGGTGCAGCAGGTTTAGTATTGGAATCTACACCAGCTTCTGAATCAGAAAAAATTATTAATGCCTTAGATGCTGTTTCGTCTGGTGGAAGTACGGCAGGGGGAGCAGGAATACAACTTGCTTATTCTTTAGCAAAAGATAACCTAATAAAAGAAGGAAATAACCGAGTTATTTTGTGTACTGATGGCGATTTTAATGTAGGTGTAAATTCTCCAAAAGAATTGGTAAAAATGATTGAAACAAAGCGAAATGACGGAATTTATCTGACAGTTTGTGGTTTTGGAATGGGAAATTACAAAGATTATCAGATGGAGGAATTGAGTAATGCAGGAAATGGAAATTACTTCTATATTGATAATATTCAAGAAGCTAAAAAGGTTTTTGTGAAAGAAATGAGAGCTACTATGTTTACGATTGCTAAAGATGTCAAGATTCAGATTGAATTTAACCCTGCAAAAGTAGCAGCTTATCGCCTTATCGGTTACGAAAACAGAATGCTAGAAAAAGAAGATTTCAATGACGACAAAAAAGATGCTGGAGAACTTGGTGCAGGACATACCGTAACAGCTTTGTATGAGATTATTCCAGTAGGTGTGAAGAGTGAATTTTTCCCTTCGGTAGATGATTTGCGTTACCAAAAAGAAGAGAATAAAATAAAGGAATCTTATACGGCAGCAGCTTCTTCTGATGAGCTTTTAAATTTGAAATTACGTTACAAAAAACCAAATGAAGATACAAGTAATTTGATTGTAAATCCACTCAAAGATGACAATATTAAGTTAGATAAAACGTCTGATAACTTTCGCTTTTCGGCTGCTGTGGCAGAATTTGGAATGATTTTGAGAGGTTCAGAGTACAAATCAGAAGCAAATTATAATCAAGTGATGACACTTGCAAAAGCTGCAAAAGGAAAAGATACAGAAGGCTACCGAGCAGAGTTTTTAAAACTGGTAGAAAGTTGTCAGTTGATGAGTAAGTAAAAGTGTTTTTGTTGGTGTCGCTGCGCTAAAACACCAACAAAGGCAAAGGTTGATGTCTAAGTAACAAGAAAAAGTAAAACCACTTATGAAAAGCTAAAATCAAACACCAAATTTATCTATTTTTAATTTTTAAAAAAGCCATTTCTAATTTTAGGTTGGGAATGGCTTTTCATCATTTTTAAGAATTTACTCTATTTAGTTTCTAAAAATAACCCTTATCTTTGCAACTCAATTATCAAGAATCTCTTTTCTCTACTCTATTATTTGAGTTTAGAAAAAGATAGCAACCTGCATGCGTAAGCAAGGTGCTGCAATCGATAAGCCGATATACTTTTTTTATAAAATTTATACCTTCGGAACAAAAACGCCTTAGTAATCTAACTAATTCAATAAGGTGGTTATCTGACTGCTTTTTATGCTTTTTTCTCTATCAAAACAGAATAAAAGAGATTATTGATAATTTTTACAATTAACCAATAATTTCTATGAAAAAAGTAATTTCTAATACAGACTCTTCAAATTCTCTTTCTGAAAATTTTATACCTACTTCAAACTGGATTGCACTTATTCCTTTATTTGTTTTTGTAGGTACATTTTTAGGCGCAGGGATTTATTTCAATGATTTTTATGCTCTTCCTTCTCCTATTGCTGTTTGTTTAGGCATTTTTGTAGCCTTTGTTTTGCTCAGAATTCCTTTCAAGGAAAACATGGATACCTTTTTAAGAGGTTGTGGTGATGAAAAAATCTTGACCATGTGTATCATTTACCTTTTAGCAGGTGCATTTTCAACAATCACAAAAGCAACTGGAAGTGTTGATGCTGTCGTCAATTTAGGAATCAATTATATTTCTCCGAGTTATTATCCTGTTGGAATATTTTTGATAGCAGCTTTTTTGTCGTTGTCAGCAGGTACTTCTGTGGGTGCAATTGTGGCATTGGGTTCGGTTACGATGGCTCTAGCAGAACAAAGTGAGATTTCTGTTTCACTTATGGGTGCTGCTTTATTGACAGGCGCAATGTTTGGTGATAATCTTTCTGTAATTTCTGATACCACTATTGCAGCGACGCAATCTTTGGGCTGTGAGATGAAAGACAAGATGAGAACCAACTTTAAAGTTGCCTTTCCTGCTGCTTTAGTAACAGTTATTATTCTGACTGTATATGGATTTTCTTTAGAAATAGATTCGACTTCTACTTTTGTTTCTAAATCTGTTTCTTGGGTTTTAATAGTTCCTTATGTTGTAGTTATTGTTTTATCTTTGGTAGGAATGAATGTCTTTGTTGTTTTATTTTTAGGTGTTCTTCTTTCTGGACTGATGGGATTATACTTGAATAGTTTTGATATAATTGGGTTTAGTAAAACGACTTACAAAGGTTTTGAAGGAATGAGCGAAATATTTTATCTTTCTTTACTTACTGGTGGACTGGCCGCAATGGTAGAAAAAGGGGGAGGAATACAGTTTATTCTAGAGAAAATTAGTAAATTCATCAAAAATCAACATACAGCTTTAATTGGAGTTGCTACTTTAGTAAGTGCCATTAATTTTTGTATTGCAAACAATACCGTTTCTATTTTGATTTCTGGAAAAATAGCCAAATCATTGAGTGATAAATATGAAATTGAACCAAAAATTACAGCTTCTTTATTAGATATTTTTGCTTGTATTGTTCAAGGATTGTTGCCTTATGGCGCACAAGTTTTGCTTTTGATTGGCTTGAGCGATGGACAAATAAATTACCTTGACCTTTTGAGCCAAGCGTGGTATTTACATATTTTATTTGTCTTTTCTTTGGGTTTACTTTTTTATAAAAAACAATCTGTTTCTAAAATTTAGAAAAAATTAAACCTATACAGTTTTAAAAATTGTATAGGTTTGATTCTAAATTTTACTCAAATTTTGTAGGTGCAGTTTCTAGTTTTGTAGGGCGAAAAATAGTTGCTTTTTCTTCAATTTTGACAAATGGAATTTCATTTCCATCTTTGAACTTGAATAACTCAACAGTTTCTAATAAAATACCTTCTTCATATTTATAATGTTGGGTAATTCTCATTGTATTATAAGGTGCAAATGAGCTAATTCCATCTAAAGAAAATTGCATAGTTTGTTCTCTAAACTCATTATCAGATTCGCCTTTTCCATTTCCTAATGAGGAATTTATAGTAGAAACTATTTTGTTTTGATTTGCAGAAAAATCAATTCCAAAAAACATAGTTTGCTCTCTTTCTCCAGCTTTTCCGTCATAATTTGGATGAATACGATGCATGTTTTTGATAGATTTCCACGAATTTTTGTATCGCCTTTGTACAACTTCGAAAGTATAATCGTTTGACTCGTTACGTTCATATTTTCCATCAAGATAAATATAAGACTCTCCACTTCCTTGCCATATAATAGAATAATTATCTTCTAATGTTGGAAGTTTTTCACTTGTTGGAATAATTACTTGGCTAGATGTGCCACAAGAAGTTAAAGAAAAAGTAATTGCTAAGAGAGCATACATTACCATTTTTACTGCTGTTTTTTTTGTCTTTTGCATAATAAAATACTTTAGGAGTAAATAAAATAGTTACACTACAAAAGTATAAGTCTATACCTTGAAAAAAATTGATGTATGTTACAATCGAAATTTAGTTTGCAATTTCTTTTCGGATTCTACTCAAACTTTCCCTCTCAATTCCTAAATAAGAAGCCAAATGATACAAAGGAATTTTTTGGATAAACAAAGGATAATCTTTTATCATCTGTAAATACCTTTCTTTGGCTGATAAAAATAAAAAAGATTCGACACGATTTGTAGCAGTTGCATACACACTCTCGGCAATGATTCTACCAAAACGTTCCCAGT harbors:
- a CDS encoding von Willebrand factor type A domain-containing protein; the protein is MESLRKSFRQLTSITKVSLLATSTVFIVACNSSKTGNYEMADTTVATEQDHRTVSSPTKISRNKEKKDISYNATQNADYAAGAVMDEAEMYISDDRVSQNTENYQKQIENKFIQSLKEPLSTFSIDVDNASYSNARRFIQSGQVPNPDAVRIEEFINYFDYDYKNPTGKHPFSVSTEISTAPWNEKHKLVHVGIQGKDLDYDNLAPSNLVFLIDASGSMSAQNKLPLLRSSLKLLLSQLNENDRIAIVAYAGAAGLVLESTPASESEKIINALDAVSSGGSTAGGAGIQLAYSLAKDNLIKEGNNRVILCTDGDFNVGVNSPKELVKMIETKRNDGIYLTVCGFGMGNYKDYQMEELSNAGNGNYFYIDNIQEAKKVFVKEMRATMFTIAKDVKIQIEFNPAKVAAYRLIGYENRMLEKEDFNDDKKDAGELGAGHTVTALYEIIPVGVKSEFFPSVDDLRYQKEENKIKESYTAAASSDELLNLKLRYKKPNEDTSNLIVNPLKDDNIKLDKTSDNFRFSAAVAEFGMILRGSEYKSEANYNQVMTLAKAAKGKDTEGYRAEFLKLVESCQLMSK
- a CDS encoding Na+/H+ antiporter NhaC family protein, whose product is MKKVISNTDSSNSLSENFIPTSNWIALIPLFVFVGTFLGAGIYFNDFYALPSPIAVCLGIFVAFVLLRIPFKENMDTFLRGCGDEKILTMCIIYLLAGAFSTITKATGSVDAVVNLGINYISPSYYPVGIFLIAAFLSLSAGTSVGAIVALGSVTMALAEQSEISVSLMGAALLTGAMFGDNLSVISDTTIAATQSLGCEMKDKMRTNFKVAFPAALVTVIILTVYGFSLEIDSTSTFVSKSVSWVLIVPYVVVIVLSLVGMNVFVVLFLGVLLSGLMGLYLNSFDIIGFSKTTYKGFEGMSEIFYLSLLTGGLAAMVEKGGGIQFILEKISKFIKNQHTALIGVATLVSAINFCIANNTVSILISGKIAKSLSDKYEIEPKITASLLDIFACIVQGLLPYGAQVLLLIGLSDGQINYLDLLSQAWYLHILFVFSLGLLFYKKQSVSKI